In Nostoc sp. CENA543, a single genomic region encodes these proteins:
- a CDS encoding ROK family protein, with translation MVEDNGSIRTLSVDIGGSGVKAMVLDIAGNPVTERARVETPQPATPEVVINAIMVLAAAQGEFHRVSVGFPGVVRCGVTETAVNLHSHWIGFDLETALLQKLNKPVRVINDADMQGFGAIKGKGVELVITLGTGFGSALFVDGKLVPNMEMGHHPFRKGETYEEQLGRTALEKVGQKKWNRRLEKAIASLQKLFNYDYLYIGGGEAVKVNFQLPLNVRLIPNISGLLGGIALWRD, from the coding sequence ATGGTCGAGGATAATGGCTCAATTCGTACTTTATCTGTTGATATTGGCGGTAGTGGTGTAAAAGCGATGGTGTTGGATATTGCGGGAAATCCTGTAACAGAAAGGGCGCGTGTGGAGACACCCCAGCCTGCTACACCAGAGGTAGTAATTAATGCCATTATGGTCTTAGCTGCTGCCCAAGGTGAGTTTCATCGGGTTTCGGTGGGTTTTCCTGGTGTGGTGCGTTGTGGTGTCACAGAAACAGCTGTTAATTTGCATTCTCATTGGATTGGTTTTGACTTAGAAACAGCATTGTTACAAAAATTAAATAAGCCCGTGCGAGTGATTAATGATGCAGATATGCAAGGGTTTGGGGCAATTAAAGGTAAGGGTGTAGAGTTAGTGATTACTTTAGGGACGGGTTTTGGTTCGGCTTTGTTTGTGGATGGAAAATTAGTCCCAAACATGGAAATGGGACATCATCCATTTCGTAAGGGAGAAACCTACGAAGAACAGCTAGGAAGAACGGCGTTAGAAAAGGTGGGACAAAAGAAATGGAATCGTCGTTTAGAAAAGGCGATCGCATCTTTGCAAAAGCTATTTAATTATGATTATCTATATATTGGCGGCGGCGAAGCAGTAAAAGTAAATTTCCAATTACCTCTAAATGTCCGACTTATTCCTAATATCAGTGGTTTATTAGGTGGTATTGCTTTGTGGAGGGATTAG
- a CDS encoding DUF3007 family protein gives MRRIDAIGIGFGIFIAGGLAYLGLQLFGLDGQQAGIWSQALLVIGLMGWLATYILRAVGNKMTYHQQREQYETAFLQQRLDELSPEELARIQAEIEQEDQSQV, from the coding sequence ATGCGACGTATTGATGCGATTGGAATTGGCTTTGGTATATTCATTGCTGGCGGCTTGGCGTATCTAGGATTACAACTATTTGGGTTAGATGGCCAACAGGCAGGTATATGGAGTCAAGCTTTGCTAGTCATAGGGTTGATGGGCTGGTTAGCTACCTACATCTTGCGTGCTGTGGGTAATAAAATGACCTACCATCAACAAAGGGAACAGTACGAAACAGCTTTTCTCCAACAGCGTTTAGATGAACTTTCTCCTGAAGAATTAGCAAGAATTCAGGCGGAGATTGAACAAGAAGATCAGTCTCAGGTGTAA
- a CDS encoding heterocyst differentiation related protein has protein sequence MSESMAFIGGVAVAGLAALLLLRGTSASLQPNFAVSPQIPSTVVAPQIQPPTYYPPYGQTQYPNSQPPTAPNAEQRIELERLKMDLERLKTDNEQLRAQNQQLQFQFQNYNNQQLQLAQQNSQKLATAAFQADTPWWSSPIVWAVGGATITIGGGIVVAGVLSLFSSKQNSTRTVQVIHPYHGPTQPLVPVRRAEFLPPGGVDARRIETHEYDEMR, from the coding sequence ATGAGTGAGAGTATGGCATTTATTGGCGGTGTCGCTGTAGCTGGACTGGCCGCTCTTTTATTACTGAGGGGGACAAGTGCTTCCCTACAGCCTAATTTCGCTGTTAGTCCTCAAATTCCGTCCACTGTGGTAGCACCCCAAATCCAGCCCCCAACTTATTATCCTCCTTACGGGCAAACACAATACCCTAATAGTCAGCCCCCCACCGCGCCTAACGCCGAACAAAGAATAGAATTAGAACGGCTAAAAATGGATTTGGAACGCCTCAAAACTGACAACGAGCAATTGAGAGCGCAAAATCAACAACTCCAATTCCAATTCCAAAACTACAACAATCAACAATTGCAATTAGCACAGCAAAATAGTCAAAAGCTGGCAACAGCAGCATTCCAAGCAGACACACCTTGGTGGTCTTCACCTATAGTCTGGGCAGTTGGCGGTGCTACTATCACCATTGGTGGCGGTATTGTTGTTGCTGGTGTATTATCTTTATTCTCCTCAAAGCAAAATTCTACTCGCACCGTTCAAGTAATTCACCCCTACCACGGCCCTACACAGCCTTTAGTTCCTGTGCGGCGTGCAGAATTTCTACCCCCTGGTGGTGTGGATGCTAGACGCATTGAAACTCACGAATATGACGAAATGAGGTAA
- a CDS encoding P-II family nitrogen regulator: MSDSGTYTPVEPAILITIIGETVLKDRIVKLLKSHNVSGYTISQVQGEGGHGRRLADIAGYNTNIEIKTIVSLAVSDEIICQLKEEQGKHALIAFRHNIEAFY; this comes from the coding sequence ATGTCAGACTCAGGTACTTACACTCCTGTAGAACCCGCTATTTTAATCACTATCATTGGTGAAACGGTGCTGAAAGACCGTATTGTTAAGCTGCTAAAAAGCCATAATGTAAGCGGCTACACCATTAGTCAAGTACAGGGTGAAGGCGGTCACGGAAGACGCTTGGCAGATATAGCAGGCTACAACACCAATATTGAAATTAAAACAATCGTTTCATTAGCGGTATCTGATGAGATCATTTGTCAATTAAAAGAGGAGCAAGGTAAGCACGCCTTAATCGCCTTCCGACATAATATAGAAGCCTTCTATTGA
- a CDS encoding RNA-binding protein, translated as MSVYVGNLSYEVTEETLNAVFAEYGSVKRVQLPTDRETGRLRGFGFVEMSTDAEETAAIEALDGAEWMGRDLKVNKAKPKEDRGSFGGGRGSYGGRNRY; from the coding sequence ATGTCAGTTTATGTAGGCAATCTTTCTTATGAAGTTACAGAAGAAACTTTAAATGCAGTTTTCGCAGAATATGGTTCTGTGAAACGGGTTCAGCTACCTACTGACCGTGAAACAGGCCGTTTACGCGGTTTTGGTTTTGTGGAAATGAGTACAGATGCAGAAGAAACAGCTGCAATTGAAGCACTAGACGGTGCAGAATGGATGGGACGTGACCTGAAAGTTAATAAAGCTAAACCCAAAGAAGATAGAGGTTCATTTGGTGGCGGTCGGGGAAGCTATGGTGGACGTAATCGCTACTAA
- a CDS encoding acetyl ornithine aminotransferase family protein, whose amino-acid sequence MISIPIERPLPRLPQLVTSLPGEKALAIVERDRTVTSPSYTRDYPLVVSRGEGCMLEDVDGNVFLDMTAGIAVTATGHAHPEVVKEIQTQAARLIHMSGTDFYYEPMVELAEHLAIRAPFPHSARVFFTNSGAESNEGAMKLARYYTKRSLIVAFLGAFHGRTYGAMSLTGSKTVQRANFGPLVPGITHIPYGTHASLDHLEQQLFNTILPPHEVAAIIVEPIQGEGGYIVPEDGFLARIRDICNRHGILMVVDEVQSGMGRTGRLFAIEHWGVSPDIITTAKGLASGLPLGAVIARSQFMTWPPGSHATTFGGNPVACAAAIATLRLLDSGLMANATAMGELLQAGLTKLHERFPRMSPPRGKGLMVAVDLLDTQGNYDSKLRDRIIQAAFLKGLLLLGCGKAAIRFCPPLVIESDQIQTALDILSEILDFEGVGE is encoded by the coding sequence ATGATAAGTATTCCCATTGAGCGACCTTTACCGCGTTTACCGCAGTTGGTGACATCTTTACCAGGAGAGAAAGCTTTAGCTATTGTAGAACGCGATCGCACTGTGACTTCTCCTTCTTATACCCGTGATTATCCTTTAGTGGTGTCTCGTGGGGAAGGCTGTATGTTAGAAGATGTAGACGGGAATGTGTTTTTGGATATGACCGCAGGTATTGCTGTCACTGCGACAGGCCACGCCCACCCAGAAGTTGTGAAGGAAATTCAAACACAGGCGGCGCGCTTAATACATATGTCGGGGACAGATTTTTACTATGAACCGATGGTAGAACTTGCTGAACATTTAGCCATTCGCGCCCCTTTTCCCCACAGTGCTAGAGTATTTTTTACTAATTCTGGTGCAGAATCGAACGAAGGCGCGATGAAACTAGCTCGATATTACACCAAGCGATCGCTCATCGTGGCTTTTTTAGGAGCATTCCACGGACGCACCTACGGCGCAATGTCCCTGACTGGTTCTAAAACAGTACAACGCGCCAACTTCGGCCCCTTAGTTCCAGGGATAACCCATATTCCCTACGGAACTCACGCCAGTTTAGACCACCTAGAACAACAATTATTTAACACCATCCTCCCACCCCACGAAGTTGCAGCCATTATCGTTGAACCCATTCAAGGCGAAGGCGGTTACATTGTCCCCGAAGATGGATTTTTAGCCAGAATTCGCGATATCTGCAATCGCCACGGTATTTTAATGGTAGTGGATGAAGTGCAATCTGGTATGGGACGCACCGGTCGCTTATTTGCCATTGAGCATTGGGGTGTATCGCCTGATATTATTACCACAGCCAAAGGTTTAGCCAGTGGTTTACCATTAGGTGCAGTTATCGCCAGGAGTCAATTTATGACCTGGCCACCTGGTTCTCACGCCACCACCTTTGGCGGAAACCCCGTAGCTTGTGCGGCGGCTATAGCCACATTAAGACTATTAGATAGTGGTTTAATGGCTAACGCTACCGCAATGGGAGAACTTCTGCAAGCTGGACTGACCAAATTACATGAAAGATTTCCCAGAATGTCCCCACCGAGGGGTAAAGGCTTGATGGTAGCGGTAGATTTATTAGATACCCAGGGTAATTATGATAGTAAACTGCGCGATCGCATCATTCAAGCCGCCTTTTTAAAAGGCCTACTATTATTAGGTTGTGGTAAAGCCGCCATTCGTTTCTGTCCACCCCTGGTTATTGAAAGCGACCAAATTCAAACAGCACTTGATATTTTGAGTGAGATTTTGGATTTTGAGGGTGTGGGGGAGTAA
- a CDS encoding Fic family protein gives MLVSPSKLYEQFIEQVIGLSQKKDFSLTALISKYVSMNYQLKLEQIDKLKAWLDDFRPLDQTMIAELKKLYDVRFTYNSNAIEGNTLTQSETELVLTKGTTIGGKTLDEHLEVIGHKEAIDYIESLSRKNTEINEWEIKQIHNLILRKINPDEAGCYRNLDVMAAGTNYIYPPHYLLAQLMADFVIWLNSDPALTLHPVEYATIAHYRFVSIHPFRDGNGRTARLLMNLLLIRAGYPIVVINNHIRNDYINALAYGQQNQDDLSRLFDLVCDAAITSLVETLRLLVTASSSREKGQIFYQEITDFIDNYLK, from the coding sequence ATGCTAGTCTCTCCCTCTAAACTTTACGAGCAGTTTATTGAGCAGGTAATTGGTTTAAGTCAAAAAAAAGACTTTTCATTAACTGCTTTAATCAGTAAATATGTGAGTATGAATTATCAACTGAAATTAGAGCAAATAGACAAGCTAAAAGCTTGGTTAGATGACTTTAGACCACTCGATCAAACCATGATCGCCGAACTGAAAAAGCTCTATGATGTCCGCTTTACTTATAACTCAAATGCCATTGAAGGGAATACTTTAACTCAAAGTGAAACCGAGTTAGTTTTAACAAAAGGAACTACAATTGGCGGTAAAACTCTTGATGAACATTTAGAGGTGATTGGACATAAGGAAGCGATAGATTATATTGAGAGTTTATCCCGAAAAAATACAGAAATTAATGAATGGGAAATTAAACAAATTCACAATCTGATTCTCAGGAAAATTAACCCTGATGAAGCAGGTTGCTATCGGAATTTGGATGTGATGGCGGCAGGAACAAACTATATTTATCCTCCCCATTATTTACTAGCTCAATTAATGGCAGATTTTGTCATCTGGCTCAATTCAGATCCTGCTTTAACACTCCATCCTGTAGAATATGCAACAATAGCCCATTATCGTTTTGTTTCTATCCATCCTTTTCGGGATGGTAATGGGAGAACAGCTAGATTATTAATGAATTTATTGTTAATTCGTGCAGGTTATCCCATTGTGGTAATTAACAATCACATTCGCAATGACTATATTAACGCTTTAGCTTATGGACAACAAAACCAAGATGATTTAAGTCGGCTTTTTGACTTGGTTTGTGATGCGGCTATCACTTCATTAGTGGAAACTTTAAGATTATTAGTAACTGCTAGTAGCAGTCGAGAGAAGGGGCAGATTTTTTATCAGGAAATTACCGATTTTATTGATAATTATTTGAAGTAA
- a CDS encoding 2TM domain-containing protein → MTDFDSQNYRSYSQDDVQRILQLAIARQADDQDKEFSYEQILEIAQELEISPDTLKLAEKDWRSQNRELQQRQAFNTYRLTRFKKRLGNYTIVNAFFLLVDFIGGGTVSWSLYLLLFCSLALGLDVWNTFLAKGEEYEMAFQRWNRKHQIKQTINTFVNKWFKALQI, encoded by the coding sequence ATGACGGACTTTGATTCTCAAAACTACCGTTCTTATAGCCAAGACGATGTACAACGTATTTTACAGCTTGCGATCGCCCGGCAAGCTGATGACCAAGATAAAGAGTTCAGTTATGAGCAAATTTTAGAAATTGCCCAGGAATTAGAAATTTCTCCCGATACTCTAAAATTAGCAGAGAAAGACTGGCGATCGCAAAATCGTGAACTTCAACAAAGACAAGCATTTAATACCTACCGCCTCACGAGATTTAAGAAACGTTTAGGTAACTACACGATTGTTAATGCCTTTTTTCTCTTAGTTGATTTTATAGGTGGTGGCACTGTATCTTGGTCACTTTACCTATTGCTATTTTGTAGTTTAGCTTTGGGACTTGATGTTTGGAATACCTTTCTTGCTAAAGGTGAAGAGTATGAAATGGCTTTTCAAAGATGGAATCGCAAACATCAAATTAAACAAACCATTAATACATTTGTCAACAAGTGGTTTAAGGCTCTACAAATTTAG
- a CDS encoding IS110 family transposase produces the protein MEVVYSRCAGLDVHKKTVVACAITPKSSGGCHKEIKTFGTMTSDLLHLSDWLMARECTHVAMESTGEYWRPVFNILEANFQVLLVNAHHIKNVPGRKTDTKDAQWIGELLMHGLLRASFIPPIEQRDLRDLIRHRTNFIRERATLVNRVQKVLEGANIKLAAVVSDVMGVSARMILDAIVKGETNPQLMAELASKRLKDKREQLIQALDGKVRPHQRFILAELLCNIDAIDETIERFNQQIKEYCSPFEQAVELLDTIPGVARPTAELIVGEIGTDMSRFPTAEHLAAWAGVAPGNCESAGKRLSSKIRKGNNNLRVGLVQAAHAATRTKGYLAAQYHRIAARRGKKRAIIAVAHSILKIAYYLILRQETYQDLGGDYFDKQKPEAIKKRLVKRLQKLGYEVLLTQLETASPTLA, from the coding sequence ATGGAAGTAGTATATTCCCGTTGTGCAGGTCTGGATGTCCATAAAAAGACAGTAGTGGCTTGTGCAATCACACCCAAGTCGAGTGGTGGTTGTCACAAAGAAATCAAAACATTTGGAACAATGACCAGCGATCTACTACATTTGTCAGATTGGTTGATGGCAAGGGAATGTACTCACGTAGCGATGGAAAGTACGGGAGAGTATTGGCGGCCAGTATTTAATATCTTGGAGGCAAATTTTCAAGTATTACTGGTGAATGCTCACCACATCAAAAACGTACCTGGACGGAAAACTGATACCAAGGATGCTCAATGGATTGGAGAATTACTGATGCACGGACTGTTGCGTGCTAGTTTTATTCCACCGATAGAGCAAAGGGATTTGCGTGATTTGATTCGCCATCGGACAAACTTTATTCGTGAGCGAGCAACGTTAGTCAATCGAGTCCAAAAGGTGTTAGAAGGGGCTAATATCAAACTAGCGGCAGTGGTATCAGATGTCATGGGAGTATCAGCAAGAATGATACTGGATGCTATTGTCAAGGGAGAAACTAACCCACAACTGATGGCTGAACTGGCATCCAAGCGTTTAAAAGACAAACGCGAGCAACTCATACAAGCCCTGGATGGAAAAGTGCGACCGCATCAACGTTTTATTTTGGCAGAATTACTTTGTAACATCGATGCCATTGATGAGACAATTGAGCGATTTAACCAACAAATCAAGGAGTATTGTTCCCCTTTTGAACAAGCCGTGGAGTTGCTGGATACCATTCCCGGTGTTGCGCGTCCGACTGCTGAATTAATCGTGGGCGAAATTGGTACTGATATGAGCCGATTTCCCACAGCTGAACATTTGGCTGCTTGGGCTGGTGTTGCTCCGGGTAATTGTGAGAGTGCGGGTAAACGACTTTCCTCAAAGATTCGCAAAGGTAATAACAATCTCAGAGTGGGACTTGTGCAAGCGGCTCATGCCGCCACCAGAACCAAAGGTTATCTTGCGGCTCAGTATCATCGTATTGCCGCCAGACGCGGTAAGAAAAGAGCGATTATCGCTGTTGCACATTCGATTTTAAAAATCGCCTACTACTTAATTTTGCGTCAGGAAACTTATCAAGATTTGGGAGGTGATTATTTCGATAAACAAAAGCCTGAGGCGATAAAAAAACGATTAGTTAAACGTTTGCAAAAACTAGGATATGAAGTTTTACTGACTCAGCTAGAAACTGCATCGCCAACGCTTGCCTGA
- the trpA gene encoding tryptophan synthase subunit alpha: protein MTVITDRFQTLKRNQECALIPFITAGDPDLATTAEALKVLDAHGADFIELGVPYSDPLADGPVIQAAATRALQRGTTLEAVLEMLQATTPSLQAPIILFTYYNPILHRGIDKFLEQIAAAGVSGLVVPDLPLEEADGLLQPASEKGIDLTLLIAPTSSAERIAAISQASQGFIYLVSVTGVTGMRSQMESRVSDLLQKIRQFTDKPIGVGFGIAQPEQATQVKAWGADAAIVGSAFVKRLAEGTPAQGLSAIAEFCQNLKTAITIS, encoded by the coding sequence ATGACCGTTATTACCGATCGCTTTCAAACCCTCAAACGGAATCAAGAGTGCGCTCTGATTCCGTTTATTACTGCCGGTGATCCCGATTTAGCCACCACAGCCGAAGCTTTAAAGGTTCTGGATGCTCACGGTGCTGATTTTATTGAATTAGGTGTTCCCTATTCTGATCCTCTGGCTGATGGCCCTGTGATTCAAGCGGCTGCTACTCGTGCTTTACAACGGGGGACGACTTTGGAAGCTGTGCTAGAAATGCTCCAAGCCACTACTCCCAGTCTGCAAGCACCAATTATTTTATTTACTTATTACAACCCGATTCTGCATCGAGGAATCGATAAATTTTTAGAACAAATTGCGGCGGCTGGGGTGTCCGGTTTGGTAGTTCCTGATTTGCCCCTAGAAGAAGCCGACGGGCTTTTACAGCCAGCTAGTGAGAAAGGGATTGATTTAACTCTATTAATTGCCCCTACTAGTTCCGCCGAAAGAATTGCCGCCATTTCTCAAGCTTCCCAAGGGTTTATCTATTTAGTGAGTGTTACCGGTGTCACGGGGATGCGATCGCAAATGGAAAGCCGTGTGTCTGATTTATTACAAAAAATTCGCCAATTCACAGATAAACCCATCGGTGTAGGCTTTGGCATCGCTCAACCAGAACAAGCAACGCAGGTAAAAGCCTGGGGAGCAGATGCAGCCATTGTGGGCAGTGCCTTTGTGAAACGGTTAGCCGAAGGTACACCAGCACAAGGACTCAGTGCGATCGCCGAATTTTGTCAAAATCTTAAAACAGCCATCACCATATCTTGA
- the ndhL gene encoding NAD(P)H-quinone oxidoreductase subunit L → MIVPLLYLVLAGAYLLVVPVALMIYLNLRWYVASSIERTLMYFMVFLFFPGLLVLSPFVNLRPKPRKIEA, encoded by the coding sequence ATGATTGTACCCTTGCTGTATCTGGTTTTGGCCGGAGCTTACTTGTTAGTTGTCCCCGTAGCTTTAATGATCTACTTAAATCTACGCTGGTATGTGGCTAGCTCCATTGAGCGCACTTTGATGTATTTTATGGTGTTTTTATTCTTCCCAGGACTACTAGTTTTATCCCCATTTGTAAATCTGCGCCCCAAGCCACGCAAGATTGAAGCTTAA
- a CDS encoding DUF1338 domain-containing protein gives MKPEIAGHLWKLLWQEYKARVNYAEIYEQMITRAGGNIANDHIAFRSLRMVVDSPQGQVSLGIKYLGQIVESLGYLPVGEYIFPQTHLYARHYRHPQQVEFDLPKLFISELIVDELPDTTAQLIYQTVSQIQQQLIFPSQLAIDDESIVKKLHTAFTRPWQIPLRSTVETVNQVTQYGAWVLLHGYAVNHFTGYVNRQNTQTYPDIDSTATGLANLGVPMKNEIEGDVTCGLRQTATAAVKEMVTVIDDISGEKIQIPWTYAYYEIAQRYLVEVTPDKQALFEDFLGRNAQQLFEMTRL, from the coding sequence ATGAAACCTGAAATTGCTGGTCATTTATGGAAATTACTTTGGCAAGAATATAAAGCCAGGGTGAATTATGCTGAAATCTATGAACAGATGATTACTAGGGCTGGGGGAAATATTGCTAATGACCATATCGCTTTTCGGTCTTTGCGAATGGTGGTTGATAGTCCTCAAGGTCAAGTTAGTTTAGGTATCAAATATTTAGGACAAATCGTTGAATCATTGGGCTATCTACCAGTCGGTGAATATATTTTTCCGCAAACTCACCTCTATGCCCGTCACTATCGCCATCCGCAACAGGTAGAATTTGATTTACCCAAGCTATTTATCAGCGAGTTAATTGTAGATGAATTACCTGATACTACGGCTCAACTTATTTATCAAACAGTTTCTCAAATTCAGCAGCAATTAATTTTTCCCAGTCAACTAGCAATAGACGATGAAAGTATTGTGAAAAAACTACACACCGCTTTCACCCGTCCTTGGCAAATTCCTCTCCGTTCTACAGTGGAAACTGTAAATCAAGTGACTCAATATGGTGCTTGGGTGCTGTTACATGGTTATGCTGTCAATCATTTCACAGGCTACGTTAACCGCCAAAATACACAGACATACCCAGATATAGATAGCACTGCTACAGGTTTAGCTAATTTGGGTGTACCAATGAAAAATGAAATAGAGGGTGATGTAACTTGTGGCTTGCGTCAAACAGCTACCGCCGCAGTGAAGGAAATGGTGACAGTAATTGATGATATTAGTGGAGAGAAAATACAGATTCCTTGGACTTATGCTTATTATGAAATTGCCCAACGTTATTTAGTAGAAGTCACACCAGATAAACAAGCATTGTTTGAGGATTTTTTAGGAAGGAATGCCCAGCAATTATTTGAAATGACCAGATTGTGA
- a CDS encoding creatininase family protein has product MHSFIPPERFFPYLTWTEIQAMPNKENVVIIQPVGAIEQHGPHLPLIVDAAISVGVLGKALTKLDADIPAYALPTLYYGKSNEHWHFPGTITLSTETLTATIIEVAESIYRAGFRKLVLMNSHGGQPQVMQMAARDLHVKYADFSVFPLFTWRVPHITKELLTPKEASQGMHAGDAETSIMLAILPDQVRLDKVVAEYPPEQPEDSLLSWEGKLPVAWVTKDISKSGVIGDATTATKEKGDRILESVSDGWVAVIKEIYAFRQPT; this is encoded by the coding sequence ATGCACAGCTTTATTCCCCCAGAACGGTTTTTTCCCTACCTCACCTGGACTGAGATTCAGGCTATGCCTAATAAGGAAAATGTGGTTATCATTCAACCTGTGGGGGCAATTGAACAGCATGGGCCGCATTTACCACTCATTGTTGATGCTGCTATTAGTGTGGGCGTTTTAGGTAAGGCTTTGACTAAGTTAGATGCTGATATTCCTGCTTATGCTTTACCCACTCTTTATTATGGTAAATCTAATGAACACTGGCATTTTCCTGGTACCATTACCCTCAGCACAGAAACACTCACAGCCACAATAATCGAAGTAGCCGAAAGTATCTACCGTGCTGGGTTTAGGAAGTTGGTATTGATGAATTCCCACGGGGGACAACCCCAAGTCATGCAAATGGCGGCGCGAGATTTACACGTTAAGTATGCTGACTTTTCTGTGTTTCCGCTTTTTACTTGGCGTGTACCGCATATTACTAAAGAATTATTAACACCGAAAGAAGCCAGCCAAGGAATGCACGCTGGCGATGCAGAAACTAGTATTATGTTGGCGATTTTGCCAGATCAAGTCAGATTAGATAAAGTTGTAGCGGAATATCCCCCAGAACAACCAGAAGATAGTTTATTGAGTTGGGAAGGTAAGTTACCTGTGGCTTGGGTGACAAAAGATATTAGTAAAAGCGGTGTAATTGGTGATGCTACCACAGCTACTAAAGAAAAAGGCGATCGCATTTTAGAATCTGTCTCCGATGGTTGGGTAGCAGTGATCAAAGAAATTTACGCCTTTCGTCAACCCACTTAG
- a CDS encoding MFS transporter: MPQKAAALRFVILLGFVSLCADATYEGARSITGAYLEVLGASGTVVGLVAGFGELIGYGLRLVIGYLSDQTGKYWGITTLGYFVNTAVVPLLALAGRWEVAAGLMMAERTGKAIRTPPRDALLSHGVSQIGRGFGFGLHEAMDQTGAVMGPLAVAAMVYFQGEYRNGFTVLVVPAVLGLIVLGILQFIYPNPSDFEEETEETSQEEKLPQIFWIYLGAVAIIAAGYADFPLIAFHFQKQGIATGQTIPLFYAFAMGIDAVAALIFGYLFDRIGIFVLMIAAVLSSLFAPLVFLGNTQLALLGIAFWGIGMGAQESVLKAAIASMVPKHKRATAYGIFSTGYGLAWFLGSTLMGVLYDHTITTLIIFASTTQLLAIVFFAWVKLQADGSNIVLSK; the protein is encoded by the coding sequence ATGCCACAGAAAGCAGCCGCTTTGAGGTTTGTAATTTTATTAGGCTTTGTGAGCCTGTGCGCTGATGCTACCTATGAGGGAGCGCGTAGTATTACCGGAGCTTATTTAGAAGTTTTGGGAGCTAGCGGTACTGTGGTAGGCTTAGTAGCTGGTTTTGGTGAGTTGATTGGCTATGGCTTGCGGCTCGTGATTGGTTATTTGAGTGACCAAACAGGTAAGTATTGGGGAATCACAACTTTGGGTTACTTTGTGAATACCGCCGTTGTACCACTGTTAGCTTTAGCTGGTAGGTGGGAAGTAGCCGCAGGTTTGATGATGGCTGAACGCACTGGTAAAGCAATTCGGACTCCGCCACGGGACGCGCTACTTTCCCACGGTGTGAGTCAAATTGGTAGAGGTTTCGGCTTTGGTTTACATGAAGCAATGGATCAAACTGGTGCTGTCATGGGGCCTTTGGCGGTAGCTGCAATGGTTTATTTTCAGGGAGAATACCGCAACGGTTTTACAGTGTTGGTTGTACCGGCGGTTTTGGGATTGATTGTGTTAGGAATTTTACAATTTATCTATCCCAATCCCAGCGATTTTGAGGAAGAAACCGAAGAGACTAGCCAAGAAGAAAAATTACCGCAAATTTTTTGGATTTATTTGGGTGCTGTAGCGATTATTGCAGCTGGTTATGCAGATTTTCCGTTGATTGCTTTTCACTTTCAAAAACAAGGGATTGCGACTGGGCAAACTATACCCTTGTTTTATGCTTTTGCAATGGGAATCGATGCAGTAGCGGCGTTAATATTTGGCTATTTATTTGACCGCATTGGAATTTTTGTGTTGATGATTGCGGCTGTTTTGTCATCTTTATTCGCGCCTTTAGTCTTTTTAGGGAATACTCAACTAGCACTTTTAGGGATAGCATTTTGGGGTATTGGGATGGGCGCGCAGGAATCGGTTTTAAAAGCTGCGATCGCCAGTATGGTTCCCAAGCACAAACGCGCCACTGCCTATGGTATTTTCAGCACTGGTTATGGTTTGGCGTGGTTTTTAGGTAGTACCTTAATGGGTGTGTTGTATGACCATACAATTACTACGCTGATTATCTTTGCTTCTACTACACAACTATTAGCAATAGTCTTTTTTGCTTGGGTGAAACTGCAAGCAGATGGTAGTAATATAGTGTTGTCAAAATAA